A segment of the Falsirhodobacter algicola genome:
CGGCGGCGTACGGGCGGCATCGTCGACCCGATCGAGGCGAACGCCCTCTATGGCGGGCGCATGTCGTTGACCGACAGCCTGCTGGTCAGCCTTCAGAACCTCGCCTCCAATGGGTTCGGCCTCTCGGCGGGGCTGGAGGCGGCCTATACGCAGGTCTCCTCCGGGGTGGCGTCGAAGTTCGGGATCAAGCTGAAACTGCGCCGCGAGGATACGCGCGTGCTGGTGGGCTGCGGGGCGGCGGGGGCCATCGCTGCGGCCTTCAGCGCGCCGCTGACCGGGGCCTTCTATGCGTTCGAGTTGATCATCGGCACCTACAGCGCCGTGTCGCTGGCGCCGGTGGTGACGGCGGCGATCGTGGCGATGCTCGTCTCGCGCACGCTGTCGGGGGAGCCGTTCGCGATCGATGTCGGCCCGATCGGCGCGATCACGGCCGCCGATCTGCTGCCGGCGGTGCTGATGGGCGGGGTCTGTGCGGGCCTTGGGGTGCTGGTGATGATCGGCGTGGCCCGGACCGAGCGGTTGGCCGTCCTCGCGCGCATTCCGGGCTGGGCGCGCCCGGCGGTCGGCGGGCTGCTGGTCGGGGGGCTGGCGCTGATCTCGACGCAGGTGCTGTCGGCGGGGCATGGCGCGATGCACATCAATCTGGAACAGGACACGGCGTTTCTGGCGCTGGTCGGCCTTTTCCTTCTGAAGGCGGTGGCGACGGCCATCACCATCGGGTCGGGCTTTCGCGGCGGGCTGTTCTTCGCCTCGCTGCTGCTGGGCGCGCTGGTGGGCAAGGCGCTGGCCGTGCCGATGGAGGCGATCATCCCCGGCATGCTGTCCTCGGCCGCGCTCGCCGTCATCGGGATGAGCGCGTTCGGCGTCGCCGTCATCGGCGGCCCCCTCGCCATGACCTTCCTGACGCTGGAGGTGACGGGAGAGTTTCCGATCGCGGTGCTGGTGCTGGCGGCCTCGATCACCTCCTCGCTCGTGGTGCGGCAGACCTTCGGATATTCGTTCAGCACATGGCGCTTCCATCTGCGCGGAGAGACGATCCGCGGCGCCCATGATGTCGGCTGGATCCGCAACCTGACGGTGGGCCGCCTGATGCGCCGCGACGTGCCGACCGCCGATGCCGGGATGAGCGCGGACGCCTTCCGCCGCGCCTTCCCCTTGGGATCGACGCAGCGGGTGATCGTGACCGATGCGGACAAGGCTTATGCCGCGATGGTCATGGTCCCTGAGATCCACGCCGACGCCGATTCCGCCGAACCGAGGACCGATCTCGCCAGCTTCTTCCATCACCAGACGGATGTGCTCCTGCCCGGCATGAACGCGCGGCAGGCGGCGTCCCTCTTCGAGGACAGCAGCAGCGAGGCCCTCGCCGTCGTCAGCGACCGGATCGAGCGGCGGGTGATCGGCCTTCTGACCGAAGCCCACACCCTGCGCCGCTACAGCGAAGAGCTGGACAAACAACGCCGCGACATCCTCGGCGCGGCGGAATAGGGGGCGGCGCGGGTTCCCGCGCCGCCCTTCTATTATGCAGCGCTGCCCCGTATCGGATGCCTGCGCACCAAAAGTTCCAAAAATGAACTATATTAGTTCCAAGACTTGACCAAAGGCATTCGGCATGCCCAGTATCGTCCGGCGCAGCGCCGAAACAGGGGCCGAATGGCTCGGTTCGGGATGGATCGCCCTGCGCTCAGGAAAGAAGACGCGACGAACCAACACACAAAAACAGGGAAGTTACCGATGAAACACCGTCAAGCCTTCCGGACCAGTTGTATCGCAGTGGGCGCGGCCCTTGTGGTGCAGGGCACTGCTGCGGCCGCGCAGGATCTTCCGGTATGGGATACCTACACCTACGAAAATCAGGTGGCGGCCATGCAGGAACTGATCGCCAGCTTCAAGGCCGAGCATCCGGACGTGAACGTGAACGAGACGGTCCGCAGCCTCGACGATCTGTCGCTGACGCTGCGGCTGGCGGTGCAGGCCGGTAACGGTCCGAAGGTGTCGCAGGTGAACCAAGGTGCCAAGGACATGGGCACGATGGCCAAATCCGGCCTTCTCGTCCCCCTTGACGATTATGCCGAAGAATACGGCTGGGGCGCGGGCCAGTCGGCCGGCCTCATCGACCGGGGGCGCTGGTCCGAAAGCGGCCAGTTCGGCGAAGGCCCCAATTACGGCATCTCCAGTCTGGGGGAGATCGTGGGCCTGTTCTACAACGAACAGATCCTGAAGGATGCGGGCGTCACCCTGCCGATCGCCGATTTCGAAGGCTTCCTCGATGCGCTGCAAAAGGTGAAGGATGCCGGCGTCGCGCCGATCGCGATGGGCACCGCCGAGGGCAACCTGCCGCTGCATCTCTACGCCTCGATCTTCGAGACGAATATCAGCGCCGAGGACCGCGCCCCGTTCGACGACCTGATCTATGGCCGGGGCGGAAGCTGGACCACCGAGGCCAACGTGAAGGCCGCCAAGTACCTTCAGGACTGGGCCGAAGAGGGCTATCTTCTGGACGGCTATTCCGGGATTTCGGCCAACGATGCGGTGCAGCTGTTCACCGCGGGGCAGGCGGCGTTCCTGACCGGAGGCACTTGGTATTTCGGCGATGTGCAGAACAACCCGGACATCCATTTCATGCCGTTCCCCGCGCCTGCGGAGGTCGAACATCCGCTTTCGGTGGGCGGGGTCGATCCGGGTTGGACCATCACCTCGATCGCCAGCACCAAGGAAGAGCAGGATCTGGGCGCCAGCTTCATCCAGCACATGGTTTCGCCCGAAACCGCGGTGGTCTGGGCCAAGCACGGCTATCTGCCCGCAACCGCGCTTCCCGAGGATGCCGATGTGGAGCTGTCGGGCCTGCTGAAGGAAGGCATCTCCATCTGGGATGAGCTGAACGCCGACAACGCGATCGGCCATTACATCGACTGGTCCAGCCCGACGATGCTGGACACCGTGGGTGACAACATCCCGCTGCTTCTGGCCGGTCGTCAAACCCCCGAAGAGTTCGCCGCCGCGCTGGACGCCGATTATCAGGCGTATCTGCAAAGCCAATAAGACGCCAAAACCGCCGCAGCCGGTAGGCCGGTTGCGGCGAGAAGGATGCCCCCATGAAGATATCCCCTCTCGACGGTAAGCCTGCGGCGAACCTGCTGTTCGTGCTGCCGAGCATGATCGTCTATGTCGTCTTCGTTTTCGGCCCGATCTTTGCCGCGGCGGGGCTGAGCTTCACCGAATGGAACGGGTTGAGCCGCCCGGTCTTCGTGGGGCTGTCCAACTACACCGCGCTGCTGAGCGATGCCAGTTTCCTGCTGGCGCTGAAGAACAACGCGATCCTGCTGATCTTCTACTGCCTCGTGCCGCTTGCAATCGGCATGGTGCTGGCATCGGCGGTCAGCACCGTCGGATCGCATGAACGCCTCGCGATCCGCACCCTGCTGTTCCTGCCCTACATCATGCCCTCGGCGGTGATCGGGATCGTATGGCGCTGGCTCTACAATCCGGTCTTCGGCCCCATCAATCAGGGCCTGAAGCAGATCGGTCTGGGCGCG
Coding sequences within it:
- a CDS encoding extracellular solute-binding protein, encoding MKHRQAFRTSCIAVGAALVVQGTAAAAQDLPVWDTYTYENQVAAMQELIASFKAEHPDVNVNETVRSLDDLSLTLRLAVQAGNGPKVSQVNQGAKDMGTMAKSGLLVPLDDYAEEYGWGAGQSAGLIDRGRWSESGQFGEGPNYGISSLGEIVGLFYNEQILKDAGVTLPIADFEGFLDALQKVKDAGVAPIAMGTAEGNLPLHLYASIFETNISAEDRAPFDDLIYGRGGSWTTEANVKAAKYLQDWAEEGYLLDGYSGISANDAVQLFTAGQAAFLTGGTWYFGDVQNNPDIHFMPFPAPAEVEHPLSVGGVDPGWTITSIASTKEEQDLGASFIQHMVSPETAVVWAKHGYLPATALPEDADVELSGLLKEGISIWDELNADNAIGHYIDWSSPTMLDTVGDNIPLLLAGRQTPEEFAAALDADYQAYLQSQ
- a CDS encoding chloride channel protein, with protein sequence MLLPRKHHGLAVAARGKLFRRRLFARGNAIGFMVLAIAVGAIAGVVVSAISLSSHALHSLLYGVSFGSGLSGADLGRGWPLLAVPVLGGLLTSLLLRMRRRTGGIVDPIEANALYGGRMSLTDSLLVSLQNLASNGFGLSAGLEAAYTQVSSGVASKFGIKLKLRREDTRVLVGCGAAGAIAAAFSAPLTGAFYAFELIIGTYSAVSLAPVVTAAIVAMLVSRTLSGEPFAIDVGPIGAITAADLLPAVLMGGVCAGLGVLVMIGVARTERLAVLARIPGWARPAVGGLLVGGLALISTQVLSAGHGAMHINLEQDTAFLALVGLFLLKAVATAITIGSGFRGGLFFASLLLGALVGKALAVPMEAIIPGMLSSAALAVIGMSAFGVAVIGGPLAMTFLTLEVTGEFPIAVLVLAASITSSLVVRQTFGYSFSTWRFHLRGETIRGAHDVGWIRNLTVGRLMRRDVPTADAGMSADAFRRAFPLGSTQRVIVTDADKAYAAMVMVPEIHADADSAEPRTDLASFFHHQTDVLLPGMNARQAASLFEDSSSEALAVVSDRIERRVIGLLTEAHTLRRYSEELDKQRRDILGAAE